A window of Thermomicrobiales bacterium genomic DNA:
CCGGTACCGCACCCGCGCGCAACACTCCGCCACCGGCGATGATGACCGGCTGCCGGGCGTTCTTCAATAACTCGACGACCTGACGCGCCACCCTGGCGCTGACCGCGGTTTCGATCGGAGCGGTGATCGGCAGGTCGGGTTCGGGCACGTCCTCCTCGAGAATGTCGCCGCGCAGCACGATGCCGACCGGTCCCGGCCGTCCGCTCATGCTCAAGCGATACGCTTCGCTGACCAGGCGAGGAAGCTCAGATGCGCTCGGCGGTTCGACCGACCATTTGGTGATCTCTCCCAGGAAGGGCGCCAGCTCGACTTCCTGCAGCGCTTCCCTGTGCCGAAACGGGGTTTCGACCTGTCCGACCATCGCGAGCATCGGAGTCGAGTCCTGATACGCGGTATGGATGCCGATCGCCAGGTTGGCGGTGCCGACTCCACGGGTGCCCATGCAGATCGAGGGTTGCCCGATCAGCTTGGCCGCCGCATCGGCCATGAACGCCGCGCCGCCCTCGTGCCGGCAGGTGACCAGGTCGATCTCCGGCGTGTCGTATAGCGCGTCCAGCAATCCAAGAAAACTCTCCCCGGGGACACCGAACGCATAGCGGACGCCGCGATCCCGCAGCAGCCGGGTTGTGGCCAGACTCGATCGAATCAACGATGACTCCGTTCAGGCTGGGTCCGGAGTTCTGAGTCCGGAGCCCTGAGAGTATCCACAGGCGGGAGCCATCCCGCCCATACTCAGAACTCCGGACCCTGCGCTCCGGACTCGATTTGACCATTCCGCCGCTCACCCCTAGGATGGCGCGACAGGGATGCCCGGCGCACCGCGGGAGAGCTCGATGCCGAAGTTTGCCGCCAATTTGACCATGCTGTATCAGGAGTATCCGCTTCTGGAGCGGATCGAGCGCGCGGCGGCCGCCGGATTCCGGGGTGTCGAGATTCTCTATCCCTATGGTGAGGACGTCGAAGCGATCCGCGCGGCCCTTGCGGCGCGCGATCTCGAGCTCGTGTTGTTCAACGTGCCGTCTGGCAATCAGGCCGCTGGCGACCGGGGAATGGCGAACGACCCCCGGCGAGTCGGAGAGTACCGCGCGGCGGTCGATCTGGCGCTCTCCGTGCAGCGGACATTGCCAGCGACACGGTTCAACAGCACTATCGGACGGCAGTTGCCTGATGTTTCCATTGCTGACCAGTTCGAGACCGCCAGGACGAACTACGCCTGGGCGGCGAGCCGATGCGAGTCCCAGGGGGTACTGCTTTGCGTCGAGCCGTTGAACCGGATCGACAATCCCGGCTACATGATTCCGACCTCGACCCAGATGCTTGCCCTGATCGAAGAGATCGGCCACCCGAACCTGAGGCTGCAGTACGACTTCTATCACCAGCAACGGATGGAAGGAAACCTCGTCGCGTTTCTGGCCGACCATATCGGCCAGATCGGGCATATTCAGATCGCGGACAGCCCGGATCGGCACGAACCCGGCACCGGCGAGATCAACTATGACTTCGTGTTCGAGAAGATCGATGAGCTCGGCTACGGTGGCTGGGTATCACTCGAGTACAAACCGTCGACGACCACCGAAGCGAGCTTGGGCTGGTTGAAGCGGTTCGGGTATGACGTTTAGCGGTCGGCAGGCAGCGCGCAGCAGGCAGAAAGCACGAGGAACGCATGGCGGAAACAGTTGGATTCATTGGGCTCGGCATCATGGGCAAGCCGATGGCGCGGCATCTGGCTAATGCCGGTTACGACGTTGTCATCCACACCCTGAATCGGGAAACGATCAAGACGTTCACCAGCGAGTCGGACAGGTTCATCGCTGCGTCGTCTCCGAAAGACGTGGCGAGCAAAGCCCAAATCGTCATCACCATGCTGCCCGATTCGCCGCAGGTGAACGAAGTGGTGTTGGGGACCAACGGCCTGATCGAAGCGATGGGCGAAGGGTCGTTGCACATCGATATGAGCACGATTGCTCCGGCGACGGCGATCGAGGTTTCGACCGCCTTGGCTGGCGTTGGCGCTCGCGCGCTCGACGCGCCGGTCTCGGGAGGCGAGGCGGGCGCGGTCAATGCGGCGCTGAGCATCATGGTCGGTGGCGCGGCTGAGGATGTGGATCGGGCCATGCCGCTCTTCGAGAAGATGGGCAAGACCATCGTGCATGTCGGCGCATCCGGCGCGGGGCAGGTCGTGAAAGCCTGCAATCAGGTAATGGTCGCGATCAACTATGCGGCCATGAGCGAAGCGTTGGTGCTCGGCGCCAAAGCGGGTGTCGACCCCGCGAAAGTCTTGCAAGTGCTGGGCGGCGGACTCGCGAACTCGCGGGTCATGGAGCTCAAGGGGCAGAATGTGATCACCCGCAAGTTCGCCCCCGGCTTCCGGGTCGACCTGCACCGCAAGGATCTCAACATCGCCATGAACGCCGGCAAGACGACCGGCGTGCCGTTGCCGGTCACCGCGCTCGTGCAGCAACTCTTCGAAGCGCTCGCCGTGGCTGGCCGGGGAGGGCTGGATCATTCCTCTCTCGTGACCATTTACGAGGATTTGGCCAACTTCCAGGTCGGCGAAGCCGAGGCGTAACGCGCGAGTGCCGATCCGAACGAGTGTGGCGGGTCGGTCCGTGCGCTTTTCCCCGCGTAGCCGCCGTCTTCCATGGCCGAAATCGGGAGTAGTGCGGCGGCCACAGAGGGCCGCGGCTACGGAGGGCGCTGGTTCGTTACCGTGAGAGACAGGACGTTACTGCTCGAATCGATACGCTTCCTGTTCTGACATGCCCTCGCCGGATTTGTACGCTTCGTACTCCGCCCTCGTTTCAGCGTTGGCGGGATAGGTGCCAGGAAGCGCGGCGCCAGCCTCGATCTTTTTCAGGATGAAGGCCTCGAAGGCTTCCTGTTCGGCAGCCGGCGCGGCAATTTCGGCCGCCAGATGGCGCGGGATGACGACGACTCCTTCTTCGTCTCCCACCAGGATGTCACCCGGAAAGACCGGGACACCGGCGCAGCCGATCGGGACGTTGACGTCCACTGCATGGTGCACAGCGAGGCTGATCGTGGCCGATGCTCCGGCCGCGAAGACAGGGAAGTTCATGCGCCCGATTTCCGGCGAGTCGCGGAACGCGCCATCGCTCACGATCCCAACGGCGCCGCGCTTCATCGCCCGCGTCGTCAAGATGCCGCCGCCATTCGCCGCGCGCAGATCGCCCCGGCAATCCATGACGAGCACCTGCCCCGGTCCGACCGTTTCGATGGCCTTGCGTTGCGGATGGTTGGGATCCTGGAACGCGCTGACAACGTCGAGATCTTCGCGCGCGGGGATGCTGCGCAAGGTCACCGCTTCGCCGACGAAGCGGGCCGCGTTCGGATTGAGCGGGCGCACGCCGTTCAGGAACGTGTTGCGGAAGCCGCGCTGAAACAGCTGGGTCGTGATCGTAGCGGTGCTGGCGCGCGCCAGATCGGCCAATACGTGCGGGTCCAAGGGGTCCACGTGCATTCCTTTCCCTGATTTCGGCGGCTCGTCTGCCACAATGCCGCCAGTAGATTCGTCTGCGCGAGAGGGTACTGGCAATGGCAACCAACACGCTGAAGCAAAAACTGGCCGAGGGAAAGTGGGTTAGCGGACCGATCGTGGAGGAGATCCGCACGGTTGGCGGCGTCAAGATGCTGGCGCTGGCCGGGCACGATTTCCTCTGGTGGGACATGGAGCACAACTTCTACGATTGGGACAACCTGCTCAACCTGGTCCAGCTCACCCATCTGTTCGGTATGACACCGCTGGTGCGCGTGACCGACCTGTCGTATGCCGCGGTTGCCCGGGCGCTCGATACCGGCGCGCAGGGAATCGTGATCCCGCGTGTCGACAATGCCGAGCAGGCCGAGCAAGCGGTCTCCTATGCCAAGTACCCCCCGCGCGGCCGACGCGGCGCGGGAGGCATGGCGCGCAATTTCTACGAGTCGAAGTCCGCGTTGCAGTCGGTCGAAGACGGCAATGCCGAAACCATGGTAATCCTGCAAATCGAGCATCCGAACGCCATCGATGAGCTGGATGCGATCTGCTCGGTCGACGGTGTCGATGTCATCTGTGTCGGGCCGCAGGACCTTTCGGTCAACATGGGCATCCATGGTCAGTTCGACAATCCAGTGTTCCAGGAAACGATCGGAAGGATCAATCAGATCTGCGCGAAACACGGCAAACCGGTCGGCATGGTGAGCCGCGATGCCGCGTCGTTCAAGACCTGGGGCGGTCTTGGCTGCCGCTTCATCGTTTGCAACAGTGATCTCAGTCTGATCTTCCAGCAAGCGTCTCGTGACCGGAAGACGCTGGAAGAGGTGTTGGGATAGGCAACGACCCTTCATCAGCATTCACGGGTCGTCCTGAGCGAGAGACGACGGAGCGATCCCTCAACCCGCTCAGGATGACGAGTGGGAGCGAAACTGCTACACAGGAACCAGTTGCGTCTCGTTGGTCGCCTGGGCGATAACGTCGTCCCACAAGAACGGGATCGCGAAGTACTCGCCGTCGATATGGGCTTGCGCCTGATCGCGATAGTGCGGACTCCCGGGGTGGCCGGATTGCCCCGGCCAGCTGATGACATTGGTATGCACCGCGGGATCGAGCGTCGCGATGATGCGATAGATCGGTCCGATGCGGGTATCGAATGTGCCGGCGGGGAGATAGTGCGAACTGTTGAGGGTGCCGGGCCCTCCTGGCGTCGGGCTCGGTGGGATGTCGAGCAACTCATGCTGGAGTGGCGTGCGGGCCGCGGGATGCACCGCTCCGAGCCGGTGAATGCGTCCCCAGGCCCAGCTGTCCGGATCGTCCCCGAGCCGCTCTGTAAGCCAGTCGAGCGCTTCTGACATCGCCAGCCGGATCGTTTCACGCCGCAACTCATCAGAGGCGAACCAGCCGTCCGGGTCGTCGTGCAGCAATGCCGCGCTCATGCCCCAACCGGCATCCTGCACGAGCGGCGCGAGGTGTTCCGGGAACCGCTGGCGCAGGACGTTTTGATGCCATCGCCAGAAAAAGACGAAGTAGAGCGAACCGCCAATCGCATCGACGGTCAGTTTCCGATCCCACGATTCCAGGATGTGGGCTACATGGGAAAATCGCGGATCGCTGCCGTTCGCAAGCGCTTCGAGTAGCGGCGGAATGCCTCGCACGGCGCGACCGGAGAGCACGTCGGTCTGCATCGCGGCGAAGGACTGGCCGGT
This region includes:
- a CDS encoding TIM barrel protein — encoded protein: MPKFAANLTMLYQEYPLLERIERAAAAGFRGVEILYPYGEDVEAIRAALAARDLELVLFNVPSGNQAAGDRGMANDPRRVGEYRAAVDLALSVQRTLPATRFNSTIGRQLPDVSIADQFETARTNYAWAASRCESQGVLLCVEPLNRIDNPGYMIPTSTQMLALIEEIGHPNLRLQYDFYHQQRMEGNLVAFLADHIGQIGHIQIADSPDRHEPGTGEINYDFVFEKIDELGYGGWVSLEYKPSTTTEASLGWLKRFGYDV
- a CDS encoding ribonuclease activity regulator RraA, giving the protein MDPLDPHVLADLARASTATITTQLFQRGFRNTFLNGVRPLNPNAARFVGEAVTLRSIPAREDLDVVSAFQDPNHPQRKAIETVGPGQVLVMDCRGDLRAANGGGILTTRAMKRGAVGIVSDGAFRDSPEIGRMNFPVFAAGASATISLAVHHAVDVNVPIGCAGVPVFPGDILVGDEEGVVVIPRHLAAEIAAPAAEQEAFEAFILKKIEAGAALPGTYPANAETRAEYEAYKSGEGMSEQEAYRFEQ
- a CDS encoding aldolase/citrate lyase family protein yields the protein MATNTLKQKLAEGKWVSGPIVEEIRTVGGVKMLALAGHDFLWWDMEHNFYDWDNLLNLVQLTHLFGMTPLVRVTDLSYAAVARALDTGAQGIVIPRVDNAEQAEQAVSYAKYPPRGRRGAGGMARNFYESKSALQSVEDGNAETMVILQIEHPNAIDELDAICSVDGVDVICVGPQDLSVNMGIHGQFDNPVFQETIGRINQICAKHGKPVGMVSRDAASFKTWGGLGCRFIVCNSDLSLIFQQASRDRKTLEEVLG